The genomic DNA CCACCACTGTCCTGCCAAAGGGCCAGAGGGCGTAGTTAGCGATCCGGAAGGAGGCTATGCCGAACGGAATCGTCACGATCAGCAGGCAGCAGAGCACCCCTGCCAGCGCATACCCCAGCGCCAGCCAGATGCCGCCGAACAGGAGCCAGATGACATTCAGGATCGCTTTCATCCACCCATTCTTCTCCACCGGCCATTGTTAAGCCACGGCCCCGGGCCTGCTTGGCCGCGCCGGGCCCCGCTGGCCTAGACTGGCGGCATGCCGACCTCCGAAGAAGCCACCGCAGACCGACTCACTTCCAACCAGTGCTGGGACTACATCCGGCGGGCACAGTTCGGCCGGCTGGCCGTCATTGTGGACGGGCAGCCGGAGATTTTCCCGATCAACTTTGCCGTGGACCACGGCAGCGTGGTTTTCCGCACCGCCGCGGGCACCAAGCTCTCCGGCGCACTGTCCGGAAACACCGTCGCCTTCGAAATCGACGGCTATGATGACAACCTTTCCTCCGCCTGGAGCGTGGTCCTCAAGGGCACCGCTTCCCTGCTGGCGGACAACGAGGACCTTCTGGCCTCGGAAGACCTGCCCCTGTTCCCCTGGCAGGCGGGTACCAAAAACGCATTTGTGCGGATTGACCCGGAGGTGACCTCCGGACGCCGGTTCATCATTTCCAACGTCGCGCGCCGCAACGTCCTGCGCGGCATGGGCCTGTACACCGAGTAGGTCCGCTGCCCGGACACAGCGAAAAGGCGCCGCTTCCCGAGGGGAGGCGGCGCCTTTTTCTTTGCCAGTGCCTGGGGCACTGGCAGCTATTTAGCGTGAACGGCGCTCGTTGGATGCCGGAGCGGTAGCGCGGCGGGAACCGGCGGCACGTGCCGGACGGCCGGCAGCAGTTCCGCCGGAACGCTGGCCGGCGCCTGCACCTTCAGCGCGCTGGCCCGTGGCGGGGCGGCGGTTGCGTCCGGAGGCCGTGGCTGCGCCGGCGCTTGTGCGGCGGCCTTCCACGGCGCGGGCCGGACGCTGGGTGCGTGCGCCGTCACCGGCGGCTGCGCGGTCATTGCGTTCGCTGCGGTCCATCCGCTCGGGGCGTTCGGCAGAGACGCGGCCGCGTCCGCCGTTGCCGCCGCGTCCGCCGGCGCGGGGGGCGCTGGTGCCGCGGGCGGCGCGCTTGCGCTGGGCGTTGGCGCCGGTGGAACGGCCGCCGCCCTGCTGCGGGGACTTGGCCGCGAGCTGCGCGGCGCGGACGTGCGGGTCCACCACGGCAGCGCGTTCGCCGATGAGCTTGGCGATTGACGGTGAGTTGTGGCTGACCTTTTCAATGGAGACGTCCACACCGGCTGCCTTCATCAGCTTGGACACTTCGCTCTTCTGCTCCGGAAGGGTCAGGGTCACCACGGTGCCGTCGGAACCGGCGCGGGCGGTACGGCCCGAGCGGTGCAGGTACGCCTTGTGTTCCGTGGGCGGATCGATGTGGACCACAAGCTCCACGTCATCCACGTGCACGCCGCGGGCGGCAACGTCAGTGGCGACCAGGACGCGGACATCGCCGGAAGCGAATTCGGCCAGGTTCCGGTCACGGGCGTTCTGGGACAGGTTGCCGTGAAGATCCACCGTGGGGATGCCGCTGTCCGTAAGGAACTTGGCCATCTTGCGGGCGTGGTGCTTGGTGCGCATGAACATGATGCGGCGGCCCTGGCCGGAGGCCAGTTCCTTGACCAGCAGCTTCTTGGCGGTCTGGTCCTGGACCAGCAGCACGTGGTGTTCCATGGTGGTGACTGCGGCCTGCGGGTCATCCACGGAGTGCGTCAGCGGGTTGGACAGATAGCGGCGGACGAGCTTGTCCACGCCGTTGTCCAGGGTGGCGGAGAAGAGCATACGCTGGCCCTTTTCCGGGGTGCGGTCCAGCAGTCGCTGGACCACCGGAAGGAAGCCGAGATCGGCCATGTGGTCGGCCTCGTCCAGCACGGTGATTTCCACGGACTCGAGGCTGATGACCTTCTGCTTCATCAGGTCTTCGAGCCGGCCGGGGCAGGCGATGACGATGTCGACGCCTGCCTTCAGCGCCTTTTCCTGGCGCTGCTGGGAGACGCCGCCGTAGATCACGGTGGTGTTCAGGCCCAGTTCCTTGGCCAGCGGTTCGATCACGTTGTTGATCTGGGTGGCCAGCTCGCGGGTCGGTGCCAGGACCAGGCCCAGCGGGCGGTTGGGCCGGCGGCGGTAGGCGGCTTCGGCGTCGGCCAGCCGGGCAACCAGCGGGAGCGAGAATGCGAGGGTCTTGCCCGAGCCGGTGCGGCCGCGGCCCAGGACGTCGCGTCCCTTGAGGGTGTCCGGGAGGGTCTCCACCTGAATGGGGAAAGGCTCGGCAATTCCGGCAGCGGCGAGGGAGGAAACAAGCGCCTTGGGCACGCCAAGGGCAGCAAAAGTAGTCATTAAAAGACAGGCAACTTTCGGTAAGTGGCCCCCAACGCCGTTTGGGCCGGGGGTTCGCCGAAGAAAAGTCAGACAGTGTCTACCGCACTAACAGGCGGGACAAAAGAAAGCGTTCATCGACGCAGGCTGGACTGCTTACACACACGGTTTTTACGCCGTGGCAGGACCAACATCTCCCACCAGCTTACCTGCTGGGGGGAAGTTTCCTAATTCGACGGCCAGCCGCAGTGAACTTTGGGGGCACGCCAGCCGATAGCATTAAGGGTAATGACTACTGAACCAGCCCTGCCCGACGCCACCGACACCGCTGACACCGAGGACCGGCATTTCCGCTCGCCTGTCTCGTTTGTCCGCCGCGGCTCCCGGTTGCAGGGCCGGCGCCAGCAGGCGTGGGATGAACTCTCGGACCGCTTCGTGGTGGACGTGCCGCGTGATGAAGCAGACACCTCCGTGCACCCGGACTATGTCTTCGACGCCACGGCCGAGTTTGGCCGCACCGCTCCCCTCGTCGTCGAGATCGGGTCCGGCCTTGGCGAGGCAGTCACGCACGCTGCCGAGGCAAATCCGGACAAGGACTTCCTGGCCGTGGAGGTCTATCTGCCGGGTCTGGCGCAGACGCTGCAGCGGATCGGGCAGAAGGGCCTGACCAACGTGCGGGTGGTCCAGGCCAACGCGCCGGAGGTGCTGACCACCATGCTGCCCGCCGGGTCCGTTGACGAGGTCTGGGTATTCTTCCCGGACCCCTGGCACAAGACCCGCCACCACAAGCGGCGCCTGGTCAAGGAATCCTTCGCCGAACTGGTGGCGCGGGTCCTGGTTCCCGGTGGCACGTGGCGCCTGGCCACGGACTGGTCCGACTACGCCGTGCAGATGCGCGAGGTCCTCGATGCCTCTTCCCTGTTCGGGAACCTGCACGCCGGTGAGCGGGCCGGGGCGGACAGCCCGCTGACGCGGGTCCGCCGGGAAGGCCTGGAAAACAAGGCCCCGGAGGACGACGTCGATGAGCGCGGTGGTTGGGCCCCCCGCTTTGAGGGCCGCACGCTCACCAGCTTCGAGAACAAGGCGCACCAGGCAGGCCGGCTCATCTTCGACCTCGCCTACCGGCGCGTCTAGCGGCGCCTAGCCCGGCTCCCCCGCGGGTACGGCCGGGTTTACGGCGGCCACCGCATCCGCGTAGCGTCCCTCCGTTTCGGCAAAACGAAGGAATTTCACGGCGTCGACCAGGATTTCCCGGGCGTCGGGCTGTGTCTCGAGCAGGGCCATGACTTCGTCGGCGAAATCGTCGAGCGGGAGGTAACGCTCGTTCACCGACCCGCCGGGCATCAACTCGGTCTGCACCGCCGGCGGCACCAGCTCAATCACCTGGACCGGGGTATCTGCCAGCTGCAGGCGGATGGTTTCGGTGAACCGGTGGATAAAGGCCTTTGTGCCGTTGTAGGTGGGCGTGGACATCAGCGGTGTGTGGGCCAGACCGGACGAAACAGTAATGATCGCAGCCTCCTCCCGGGTCTGCAGCTGCCCGATGAATGCTGCCATCAGGCGCAGGGGTCCGTTGATGTTCGTGTTCACCATCCGCTCGGCCCGGGCCAGGAACCCACCGTCGTGGACGTCCTCCGGTGCCATGATTCCCGCCATGGAGATCAGGACATTCAGCTCCGGATAGCGTTCCAGCACCGCATCCCGGGCCGCCGGCACGGAGTCCGGGTCCGTGGTGTCAATAACCACGGTACCGAAGCCGTGATCGGCAGCGAGCTCTGCCAGGACGTCGGTCCGCCGCCCGCCGATGATGACTTTGTTGCCGGCAGCCTGCAGGCGGAGGGCCAGCGCGAGGCCGATACCGGAGGTGGCGCCGGGAATGAAGATGGTGTTTCCGTAAATGTTCATGCTCCAAGTCTTGGCCGGGCGGCCGACGGGCGGCAGAGGAGCGTTTGTCGTAGGATTCCCGGTCCCTGTATGGAACGGCTGCGGTGGATCATGATGGAGCCATGGACCGCGCCGCACTCGCCGATTTCCTGAAGTCCCGCCGGGACGCACTGTTGCCCGAAGACGTGGGACTCTCCCCCGGCCTGCGGCGCCGGGTCTCCGGGCTGCGCCGGGATGAGGTTGCCCTCCTGGCGGGCATGTCGGTTGATTACTACACCCGGTTGGAGCAGGCACGCGGCCCCCAGCCGTCGGAGCAGCTGCTGGGCTCCCTGGCACGGGCCCTGCGGCTCAGTTATGACGAGCGGGACTACGTGTTCCGTCTGGCGGATCGGAATCCTCCGCTTCGGACCTTCCCGGATACCCACGTGGCGCCCGCCCTCCTGCGGGTGCTGGACCGGCTGGAGGATACGCCGGCCCTCATCCTTTCCGCGCTTGGGGAAACGCTGGCCCAGAACCGGCTCGCCAAGTTGCTGTTGGGCGACCATTCGCGGTTTACCGGCCACGCCCGCAGCAGCGTTTACCGCTGGTTTACGGACCCCGCCGAACGCAGCATCTATCCGGCAGGTGACCAGGAACGGCAGGGCCGGGCGCAGGTTGCCGGGTTGCGGGTCGCCGTTTCCGGCAACACTGCGGGAGCACGGGACGTGGTTGAGGCGCTGCTGCACCGCTCCCGGGAGTTTGACCGGATCTGGAAGTCCCACGCGGTGGCCACCCGTTTCGCCGACCATAAAACACTCCTGCATCCCGAGCTGGGCGAAATCGAGGTGGACTGCCAGACGCTGTACAGCGAGGATCGCGGGCAGGCGCTGCTGGTGCTGACCGCGCCCCCACGCAGTGAAGGGGCACAAAAGCTCGGCCTGCTCGCCGTCATTGGCCAGCAGCGGTTCACGCCGGATCGCTGATACCCTGCCCGGCCCCGCTGGTGTCTCCGGGTGGCCTGCTGTGCAAGGGTGACGGCTTTTACCGCCGGCTCTGCCGACGCCGGTTTGCCCCAGCCGTACCGGCCGCAGGAAACTGGGGGTACGGGCGGCAGCAAGCCGTCCGCCGTCCAGAAGGAATTCCCCCATGCATGAACCGAGCGATCCGCGCGTCGGCCTGTACATCGACTTCGACAACATTGTGATCTCCCGCTACCAGCAGCTGCACGGCCGCAACGCGTTCCAACGTGACGGGATCCGCAACTTCGACAAGACCAGCAGGGACGCGGATCCGGAGGTCGCTGCCCGGCTCGCCGCGGCCACCGTGGACTTCAACGCCATCATCGACTTCGCCGCGTCCTTCGGCACCCTGGTGGTTAACCGTGCCTACGCGGACTGGTCCGTGCCGGTCAATGCCAGCTACCAGCGCCAGCTGATGTCCCGGGCCGTGGACCTCACGCAGCTTTTTACCACCACCACCCGGGGCACCAAGAACGGCGCCGACATCCGCCTCGCCGTGGACGTCGTCGAGGACCTTTTCCGCCTCCCTGACCTCACGCACATCATTATTGTGGCCGGGGATTCGGACTACATTGCCCTGGCACAGAAGTCGAAGCGCCTTGGCCGGTTTGTTGTAGGCATTGGTGTCGCCGGGTCCACCAGCACCTCCCTGGCCGCGGCCTGTGACGAGTTCGAAGACTACGATTCCCTGCCCGGCATTGTGAAGGCGGAGGCAGCACAGGCCGCTCCGGGATCATCACCATCCCCGGCTGAGGCCGCGATGGACCAGACCCCCAGCAAGGCGCGCAAGCTCACCGTTGTGCCCATGTTCTCGCACACCGAGGATGCCCGTTTCGAGGAACCGGACGTCGCTGAGGACATTGATCCGCGGACGCTCGCCACGGAACTGCTGGTCCGGGCGCTGAAGATCGGCCATGCCAAGGGCGATGACGAATGGCTGAACACCGGCACGGTGAAGAACCAGATGCGGCGGATGGACCCCTCCTTCAACGAGAAGCCGCTTGGCTTCCGTTCCTTTACCGACTTCCTCTCCTCGCACAGTGACCTGGTGGAACTGGACGACGACGGCCCGCAGCGGCTCATCCGGCTTCGGCCGGACGCCGGCGCCCGGGAATAGCAGCCGGCCCGGCCGGGGTGGGCCTGCAGCCTTTGCCGGTCCGGCAACGGGGTTTGCAGCCCGGCCTCCGGGCGACGCATGCTTCAAGGTATGGAACCGACTCAAGATCCCGCCGCCACACCGGACCCGGCAACCGTTCAGGAAGACTGGGACCAGCGATACGCCGGCCGGGATGCGCTGTGGAGCGGTGAGCCCAATGGCGCACTTCTCACCGAGGTTGCCGGCATGGCTCCGGGGCGGGTGCTCGACGTGGGCTGCGGCGAGGGCGCGGATGCGCTGTGGCTGGCGGCCCGGGGCTGGGACGTCACTGCGCTGGACGTTTCACGTGTAGCGCTGGACCGGGCCGCCCGTCAGGCCGCCCAGCGGTCCCTGCAGGTGACGTGGCTGCACTCGGGACTGGTTGAAGCGGACCTTCCGGCCGGAGGCTTCGATCTGGTCTCGGCCCAGTATCCGGCGCTGCTGCGCACGGGGAATAATGCCGCCGAGCAGGCGCTGTTGCATGCGGTCGCCCCCGGCGGTGTCCTTCTGGTGGTGCATCATGCGATGCCCGCCGTTCATGAACCGCAGGACCAGGCTCCCGTCGACATGCGCGCCTACGTCCTGCCCGGCGATATTGCTGCCGCCCTGGACGGGGACTGGGCGGTGGAGGTGAATGAGACCCGCCCCCGGAGCGTCACGGCCGGCGCCGGAGCGCACCACGTCGAGGATGTGGTCCTGCGGGCACGGCGCCTGCGCTGACCGGTCGGCCCGCTACGCCCTGGCGGTCACCTCACGGCAGGGACATGCTGCCCTTCAGGCAGCACCGGACCCAAGGTGCAGGGTTACGGTGTCACCGGCCCGCAGCATCCCGGTGCGCAGCACATGGGCCTGCAGGCCGAGTTCGGCCCGGTGATGCGCACCCAGCACCTTCAGTGCCTTCGCCCCCGCATCGACGCCGGCCTGGGGCTGGTCGACCATAACGCAGCGCGGCATGCCCGGCCCCAGCTGCAGGAGCACCTCCGGGCCCAGGGCCAGTTCGGCACCTATCCAGGCGTCCTCGGTGAATACCCGCTCCGGACCGGTATCAATGATGATGTTGGCCCGGAAGCGGCGCTCGTCCACCTGTGCGCCGGTGAGGTCGTCCAGGGCGGCAAGGGAAGATGTGGTTAGCAGGTGCAGCGGAGTTTCGTCATGGTGCTGCACCGTGGTTTCAGGCTGCACGCGAAGCTCGCGGCCCAGGGCTGAGCTCAGGGCAGTGGATGCCGCCGGCTCATCGACCCGGTAGGACCGCCCATCGGGGCCGGTCAGCAGCGGCACGCCGTCCTCCGCGGTGCTGGAGGACCATTGCATCAGACCGGGCACCGGCCGGAAGCGGCGGGTGCGCTTGCCGCTGGCAATCCCGCCGTCGTTCGTATAAACCGCCCAGAGGCGGTCATCACGCAGGCCTCGCCGGGTGACCTCGACGGCGGCCAGCGCCTCGCCTGCGGTTGATTTGACCGGGTAGCGGTACAGCGCGCGCACGGTACCGACCGGACTTCCCATCTGTCGCATCCGGGCATCATCTCATGCCGCGCGGGCTGGTGCTGCGAACGTGCTGCAGGCCCTCAGAGCGACTGGATGTAGCCTTCTTCGGCGTAGTTCCGGTCCGCAGACTTGCCGGCCGGCAGTGCGCGGAGCCTGCCGCTGCGCTGCATCAGGGACACAAGTCCCAGCTGCTGCACCGAGCCCGGAGCCGCCGGCGGCCGCTGCCCGCGGCTCAGGGTCACCACATCGCCGGCCCGGCCGGCCGCGAAGACACGGCTGCGGTCCGAGGTGTGGCGGCGGGCAGTCTCCAGCTCGGAGGAAAGCTCGCTGACCCGCTGCCGCAGCCCGGTGACCTGGTTCTGCAGCTCCATGATCCGTTTGATTCCCTCCAGCGAGACACCCTCCTGGGAGAGTTTCTGGACCTCGCGGAGCAACTGGATATCCCGTTGGGAATACCGGCGCGACCGCCCGGGCGCCCGGCTGGGCCGGACTATTCCGAGCCGGTCATATTGCCGGAGGGTCTGCGGATGCATCTCCGCGAGCTCAGCGGCAACGGAGATCACAAAAATAGGCGCGTTGACGTCTATGCCCATTGTTCCTCCTTCACTGCTGGTTGAAATCCTAACCCCGGCGGGTCAATCCGCCGGGGAGCCGGCTAGAGCCGCGCCTTGGCGGCGAGCCCGGCCCGGGGGTCCTCACCCTTGGTGGCCTCGGCAAACGCCTCCACCGCGGCCTGGGCCTCTTTGTTCAGCCGTGAGGGCACGGCGACGTCCACGGTGACCAGCAGGTCGCCGTTGCCCTTGGACGTGTGCACGCCGCGGCCCTTGACCCTCAGTGTCCGGCCGGACGGCGTACCGGCGGGTACCTTCAGGCGCACGGTATCTGAGGTCAGCGTGGGCACCTCAATGGTGGCGCCCAGTGCGGCCTCCGGGAAGGACACCGGAACGTGGATCCGGATGTTGTTGCCGTCGCGGACAAAAAAGTCGTGCGGGGTGACATGCACGGTGACCATCAGGTCCCCGGCACCGGCGGCGCCGGGCTGCCCCTTGCCGCGCACACGGATCTTCTGGCCGTCCTTGACGCCGGCCGGAACCCGGACCTCCACTACTTCTCCGCTGGGTTCGCGGAGGCCGATCACGGTGCCGTTAATGGACCCCGCGAAGGAGATGGTGGTGCTGGCTGTCCGGTCCGCGCCTTTGGTAGGCGGCGGGGCGCCGAAGCCTCCGCCACCGAAACCGCCGCCGCCGAAGAGGTCGGCGAACTCCGGCGGGATGTTGCTGCCGCCGGCGTTGAACGTGGTCCGCCGGCCGCCGCCGCGGGCGGTCTGGCCGAACAGGTCCCCGAAGATATCCTCGAATCCTGCGCCGCCTGCTCCGCCGCCGCCCGGGGCACCGCCTGCAGAGAATCTGGCACCGCTGCCCATTGCGCGGATGGCATCATACTGCTGGCGTTCCTCTGCGTCGGAGAGCACCGAGTATGCCTCGGAGAGATCCTTGAACATCCGCTCCGCGTTGGCGTCACCCTGGTTCTGATCAGGATGGTATTTCCGTGCCAGCTTGCGGTAGGCCTTTTTGATGTCGGCGTCTGACGCATCCTTGGGAACACCCAGAATCTTGTAGAAGTCCTTATCGACCCAATCCTGACTAGCCAATTGGCGTCCCCTTTCTTGTGCACTGATCCCGCGTCGCTGCCGTTTGAGCCGGCCGACGGGCTTACTGCCGGCCCTGCTGCGGGACCTGCCTATGGAAATGTCCGGGGCTGCCTTCAAGGGCAGCCCCGGACACTGTGGAACTACTGTTCCGGAACCGAAACAATCACCTGCGCGGCACGCAGGACCCGGTCGCCGGACTTGTAGCCGGCGCGCAGGATCTGCGTGACCGTATCAAACGTGACATCGGCGCTCTGCTGCTGGATGAGTGCCTCGTGGATATTCGGATCGAACTCCACTCCGGTCTCGTCGATGCGGCTGAGTCCGTACGTCTTCAGCGAGTTTTCCAGCTTGGTGGCGATGGCGGCGAACGGTCCCTCCGCCAGGTCACCGTGCTGGCGTGCGGCATCGATGTCATCCAGGACGGGCATCAGCGTGTTCAGCACACCGATGACTGCCATTTCCCGGGCAACGTCGCGGTCCCGCTCCACCCGCTTGCGGTAGTTCACGTACTCGGCCTGCAGGCGCAGCAGGTCATTGCGCAGTTCCGCGGCTTCGGGCGAACCCGTATCCGCAGGCTGTGCCGGTACGTCAGCGTTGTTCAGGATCTGCTCGGCCTGGGACAGCGCGTCGCCGTCCGGTCCGGCGGCCGGGGAGGAAACGCCCTCCCCGGCTGCCGCTGCGTCCTGCTGTGCTGCTTCATCCGGCGCGGACTGGTCCTGGCCGCTGATCGGATCCTCGCCTTCGGGGGTGTTCCCGTGCTCGTTTCCAGCAGCCATGGTTACTTCTTCTCTTCGTCGTCGACAACCTCGGCGTCAACGATGTCTTCATCGCCTGCACCGCCGGCTGCCGCGCCGTCGCCTGCTGCGCCGTCGGCCGCACCCGGAGCGCCTTCGGCACCCGCAGCGGAGGCCGAAGCGTAGATGGCTTCGCCGAGCTTGGTCTGGGAAGCCTGCAGCTTCTCAAACGCGCTCTTGACCTCGTCGTCGTTCTCGGTGCCTTCGAGCGCCTTCTTCAGCGCGTCGACGTCGCCGCGGACCTCGGTCTTGACGTCTTCGGGCAGCTTGTCGTCATTGTCGGTGAGGAGCTTGTCCACCGAGTAGGCGAGCTGCTCTGCCGAGTTGCGGACGTCGGCTGCCTCGCGGCGCTTCTTGTCCTCCGCAGCGTGCTCTTCGGCTTCACGGACCATGCGGTCAATGTCGTCCTTGGAGAGCGAGGAGCCGCCGGTGATGGTCATCGACTGCTCGGCGCCGGTGCCCTTGTCCTTGGCGGACACGTGCACAATGCCGTTGGCGTCGATGTCGAAGGTGACCTCGATCTGCGGGACACCGCGCGGAGCCGGTGCAATACCGGTCAGCTCGAAGGTGCCCAGCGGCTTGTTGTCCCGGGTGAACTCACGCTCGCCCTGGAAGACCTGGATGGCCACCGAGGGCTGGTTGTCATCAGCCGTGGTGAAGGTTTCGCTCCGCTTGGTGGGGATGGCCGTGTTGCGCTCAATCAGCTTGGTCATCACTCCGCCCTTGGTTTCGATACCCAGGGACAGCGGGGTGACGTCGATGAGGAGCACATCCTTGCGCTCGCCCTTCAGCACACCGGCCTGCAGTGCGGCACCCACGGCGACGACCTCATCCGGGTTGACGCCCTTGTTCGGCTCCTTGCCGCCTGCCAGTTCCTTCACCAGTTCGGAGACGGCGGGCATACGGGTGGAACCGCCCACGAGGATGATGTGGTCGATGTCGGAAACCTTGATGCCGGCTTCGGCGATGACGTCATTGAACGGCTTCTTGGTGCGGTCCAGCAGGTCCTTGGTCAGGTCCTGGAACTTGGCACGGGAGAGGTGCTCATCCAGGTGGACCGGGCCTTCGGGAGTGACCGAGAGGTACTGCAGGGAGATGTTGGTGGAGGTGGCGGAGGAGAGTTCCTTCTTGGCCTGCTCCGCAGCTTCCTTCAGGCGCTGCAGGGCGATCTTGTCCTTGGACAGATCCGCACCCTTGGCCTTGGCCTGGCCCAGCAGGTAATCAACAATGCGCTGATCCCAGTCATCGCCGCCGAGGCGGTTGTCACCGGAGGTGGCGCGGACCTGGATGGTGGAGAACTCGTCCTCATCCTTGCCGACTTCGAGCAGGGAGACGTCGAACGTACCGCCGCCGAGGTCGAAGACGAGGATCAGTTCATCTTCCTTGCCCTTGTCCAGGCCGTAGGCCAGGGCTGCAGCGGTGGGCTCGTTGACGATGCGCAGCACGTTGAGGCCGGCAATTTCGCCGGCTTCCTTGGTGGCCTGGCGCTCTGCGTCGTTGAAGTAGGCCGGAACGGTGACCACGGCGTCCGTGACCTTTTCACCCAGGTAGGACTCGGCGTCGTTCTTCAGCTTCATCAGGATACGGGCGGAAATTTCCTGGGCGGTGTACTTCTTGCCGTCCACGTCCACGTTCCAGTCAGTGCCCATGTGGCGCTTGACGGAAGCGATGGTGCGGTCAATGTTGTTGACGGCCTGGCGCTTGGCGATTTCACCAACCAGG from Arthrobacter zhangbolii includes the following:
- the trmB gene encoding tRNA (guanosine(46)-N7)-methyltransferase TrmB gives rise to the protein MTTEPALPDATDTADTEDRHFRSPVSFVRRGSRLQGRRQQAWDELSDRFVVDVPRDEADTSVHPDYVFDATAEFGRTAPLVVEIGSGLGEAVTHAAEANPDKDFLAVEVYLPGLAQTLQRIGQKGLTNVRVVQANAPEVLTTMLPAGSVDEVWVFFPDPWHKTRHHKRRLVKESFAELVARVLVPGGTWRLATDWSDYAVQMREVLDASSLFGNLHAGERAGADSPLTRVRREGLENKAPEDDVDERGGWAPRFEGRTLTSFENKAHQAGRLIFDLAYRRV
- a CDS encoding MOSC domain-containing protein; the encoded protein is MRQMGSPVGTVRALYRYPVKSTAGEALAAVEVTRRGLRDDRLWAVYTNDGGIASGKRTRRFRPVPGLMQWSSSTAEDGVPLLTGPDGRSYRVDEPAASTALSSALGRELRVQPETTVQHHDETPLHLLTTSSLAALDDLTGAQVDERRFRANIIIDTGPERVFTEDAWIGAELALGPEVLLQLGPGMPRCVMVDQPQAGVDAGAKALKVLGAHHRAELGLQAHVLRTGMLRAGDTVTLHLGSGAA
- a CDS encoding helix-turn-helix transcriptional regulator, with the translated sequence MDRAALADFLKSRRDALLPEDVGLSPGLRRRVSGLRRDEVALLAGMSVDYYTRLEQARGPQPSEQLLGSLARALRLSYDERDYVFRLADRNPPLRTFPDTHVAPALLRVLDRLEDTPALILSALGETLAQNRLAKLLLGDHSRFTGHARSSVYRWFTDPAERSIYPAGDQERQGRAQVAGLRVAVSGNTAGARDVVEALLHRSREFDRIWKSHAVATRFADHKTLLHPELGEIEVDCQTLYSEDRGQALLVLTAPPRSEGAQKLGLLAVIGQQRFTPDR
- a CDS encoding NYN domain-containing protein, with protein sequence MHEPSDPRVGLYIDFDNIVISRYQQLHGRNAFQRDGIRNFDKTSRDADPEVAARLAAATVDFNAIIDFAASFGTLVVNRAYADWSVPVNASYQRQLMSRAVDLTQLFTTTTRGTKNGADIRLAVDVVEDLFRLPDLTHIIIVAGDSDYIALAQKSKRLGRFVVGIGVAGSTSTSLAAACDEFEDYDSLPGIVKAEAAQAAPGSSPSPAEAAMDQTPSKARKLTVVPMFSHTEDARFEEPDVAEDIDPRTLATELLVRALKIGHAKGDDEWLNTGTVKNQMRRMDPSFNEKPLGFRSFTDFLSSHSDLVELDDDGPQRLIRLRPDAGARE
- a CDS encoding DEAD/DEAH box helicase: MTTFAALGVPKALVSSLAAAGIAEPFPIQVETLPDTLKGRDVLGRGRTGSGKTLAFSLPLVARLADAEAAYRRRPNRPLGLVLAPTRELATQINNVIEPLAKELGLNTTVIYGGVSQQRQEKALKAGVDIVIACPGRLEDLMKQKVISLESVEITVLDEADHMADLGFLPVVQRLLDRTPEKGQRMLFSATLDNGVDKLVRRYLSNPLTHSVDDPQAAVTTMEHHVLLVQDQTAKKLLVKELASGQGRRIMFMRTKHHARKMAKFLTDSGIPTVDLHGNLSQNARDRNLAEFASGDVRVLVATDVAARGVHVDDVELVVHIDPPTEHKAYLHRSGRTARAGSDGTVVTLTLPEQKSEVSKLMKAAGVDVSIEKVSHNSPSIAKLIGERAAVVDPHVRAAQLAAKSPQQGGGRSTGANAQRKRAARGTSAPRAGGRGGNGGRGRVSAERPERMDRSERNDRAAAGDGARTQRPARAVEGRRTSAGAATASGRNRRPATGQRAEGAGAGQRSGGTAAGRPARAAGSRRATAPASNERRSR
- a CDS encoding heat shock protein transcriptional repressor HspR, giving the protein MGIDVNAPIFVISVAAELAEMHPQTLRQYDRLGIVRPSRAPGRSRRYSQRDIQLLREVQKLSQEGVSLEGIKRIMELQNQVTGLRQRVSELSSELETARRHTSDRSRVFAAGRAGDVVTLSRGQRPPAAPGSVQQLGLVSLMQRSGRLRALPAGKSADRNYAEEGYIQSL
- a CDS encoding class I SAM-dependent methyltransferase, whose amino-acid sequence is MEPTQDPAATPDPATVQEDWDQRYAGRDALWSGEPNGALLTEVAGMAPGRVLDVGCGEGADALWLAARGWDVTALDVSRVALDRAARQAAQRSLQVTWLHSGLVEADLPAGGFDLVSAQYPALLRTGNNAAEQALLHAVAPGGVLLVVHHAMPAVHEPQDQAPVDMRAYVLPGDIAAALDGDWAVEVNETRPRSVTAGAGAHHVEDVVLRARRLR
- a CDS encoding pyridoxamine 5'-phosphate oxidase family protein encodes the protein MPTSEEATADRLTSNQCWDYIRRAQFGRLAVIVDGQPEIFPINFAVDHGSVVFRTAAGTKLSGALSGNTVAFEIDGYDDNLSSAWSVVLKGTASLLADNEDLLASEDLPLFPWQAGTKNAFVRIDPEVTSGRRFIISNVARRNVLRGMGLYTE
- a CDS encoding DnaJ C-terminal domain-containing protein, translating into MASQDWVDKDFYKILGVPKDASDADIKKAYRKLARKYHPDQNQGDANAERMFKDLSEAYSVLSDAEERQQYDAIRAMGSGARFSAGGAPGGGGAGGAGFEDIFGDLFGQTARGGGRRTTFNAGGSNIPPEFADLFGGGGFGGGGFGAPPPTKGADRTASTTISFAGSINGTVIGLREPSGEVVEVRVPAGVKDGQKIRVRGKGQPGAAGAGDLMVTVHVTPHDFFVRDGNNIRIHVPVSFPEAALGATIEVPTLTSDTVRLKVPAGTPSGRTLRVKGRGVHTSKGNGDLLVTVDVAVPSRLNKEAQAAVEAFAEATKGEDPRAGLAAKARL
- a CDS encoding nucleotide exchange factor GrpE, giving the protein MAAGNEHGNTPEGEDPISGQDQSAPDEAAQQDAAAAGEGVSSPAAGPDGDALSQAEQILNNADVPAQPADTGSPEAAELRNDLLRLQAEYVNYRKRVERDRDVAREMAVIGVLNTLMPVLDDIDAARQHGDLAEGPFAAIATKLENSLKTYGLSRIDETGVEFDPNIHEALIQQQSADVTFDTVTQILRAGYKSGDRVLRAAQVIVSVPEQ
- a CDS encoding SDR family oxidoreductase, which gives rise to MNIYGNTIFIPGATSGIGLALALRLQAAGNKVIIGGRRTDVLAELAADHGFGTVVIDTTDPDSVPAARDAVLERYPELNVLISMAGIMAPEDVHDGGFLARAERMVNTNINGPLRLMAAFIGQLQTREEAAIITVSSGLAHTPLMSTPTYNGTKAFIHRFTETIRLQLADTPVQVIELVPPAVQTELMPGGSVNERYLPLDDFADEVMALLETQPDAREILVDAVKFLRFAETEGRYADAVAAVNPAVPAGEPG